One window of Bacillota bacterium genomic DNA carries:
- a CDS encoding ornithine carbamoyltransferase (catalyzes the formation of L-citrulline from carbamoyl phosphate and L-ornithine in arginine biosynthesis and degradation), giving the protein MKDVLSLHHMPAEEIAAVLDLALDVKRNPERYENALRGRTLLMLFQKTSTRTRLSFELGIQQLGGRAVVMDWDKSNFAISPIRYEARYVSRHVDLIMARLLHHRDLVQLAEAADVPVINGCCDRYHPTQALADLLTIREQVGDGPATVAYIGIHNNVANCLTAGVTKMGYNMILITPEVNKAARDEELLRAAMATGRLEITTDPKAVRRADFVYTDTWVDMEFFNNPAYADEKARRMARMLPYQVNADLLGDSRPYIMHDMPIHPGMEIAEELIESERSIIYDQAENRLHAEKALMLRLLGAA; this is encoded by the coding sequence GTGAAAGACGTTCTGTCCCTGCACCACATGCCAGCCGAGGAGATCGCCGCGGTTCTTGACCTCGCGCTGGACGTGAAGCGCAACCCCGAGCGGTACGAAAACGCCTTGCGGGGTCGCACGCTGCTGATGCTGTTCCAGAAAACGTCGACCCGGACGCGGCTTTCCTTCGAGCTGGGCATCCAGCAGCTGGGCGGCCGCGCCGTCGTGATGGACTGGGACAAGTCGAACTTCGCCATTTCGCCCATTCGCTACGAAGCCCGCTACGTGTCTCGCCACGTGGACTTGATCATGGCGCGGCTGCTGCATCACCGCGACCTGGTCCAACTGGCCGAGGCGGCGGACGTGCCGGTCATCAACGGCTGCTGCGATCGCTACCACCCCACGCAGGCGCTGGCAGACCTGCTCACCATCCGCGAGCAGGTCGGCGACGGCCCCGCCACGGTGGCGTACATCGGCATTCACAACAACGTGGCGAACTGCCTCACCGCCGGCGTGACCAAGATGGGGTACAACATGATCTTGATCACGCCCGAAGTGAACAAGGCCGCGCGGGACGAAGAGCTGCTGCGCGCCGCCATGGCCACGGGAAGGCTGGAGATCACCACCGACCCCAAGGCGGTGCGCCGCGCGGACTTCGTGTACACCGACACGTGGGTGGACATGGAGTTCTTCAACAACCCGGCGTACGCCGACGAAAAGGCCCGACGGATGGCGCGGATGCTGCCCTACCAGGTCAACGCGGACCTGCTGGGCGACAGCCGGCCGTACATCATGCACGACATGCCGATCCACCCCGGGATGGAGATAGCCGAGGAGCTCATTGAATCGGAACGCTCGATCATTTATGATCAAGCTGAGAACCGCCTGCACGCGGAGAAGGCGCTGATGCTTCGCTTGCTCGGCGCCGCGTAA
- a CDS encoding HAD family hydrolase, with product MTREAAWQLLTEYTKSESLLRHALAVEASMREYARRFGEDEEKWGIVGLLHDFDYERWPDPADHPLRGAAILEELGYPEDVIYAIKSHADYLNLPRVDKMSKTLYAVDEMSGFVMAVALVRPNRSIFEVEVSSVKKKMKSPGFARAISREHLIKGAEELGVDLDDHIATVIRALQRVADQLGLAGTAAASEA from the coding sequence ATGACGCGCGAGGCGGCTTGGCAGCTGCTCACGGAGTACACGAAGAGCGAGAGCCTGTTGCGGCATGCCCTGGCCGTGGAGGCGTCGATGCGCGAGTACGCGCGGCGTTTCGGCGAGGACGAGGAAAAGTGGGGCATCGTCGGGCTGCTGCACGACTTCGACTACGAGCGCTGGCCCGATCCGGCCGACCATCCGCTGCGGGGCGCGGCCATCCTGGAAGAGCTGGGCTATCCCGAGGACGTCATCTACGCCATCAAGAGCCATGCCGACTATCTGAATCTCCCGCGAGTGGACAAGATGTCCAAGACGCTGTACGCGGTCGACGAAATGAGCGGCTTCGTCATGGCCGTGGCCCTCGTGCGGCCGAACCGCAGCATTTTCGAGGTCGAAGTGTCTTCGGTGAAAAAGAAGATGAAGAGCCCGGGCTTCGCACGCGCCATCAGCCGGGAACATTTGATCAAGGGCGCCGAAGAGCTCGGCGTCGACTTGGACGATCACATCGCCACCGTCATCCGGGCGCTGCAGCGGGTGGCCGACCAGTTGGGGCTGGCGGGAACGGCTGCAGCCTCCGAGGCGTAA
- a CDS encoding ferredoxin encodes MAHYITDACTGCTACVKVCPVQCITGERKELHVIDASLCIDCHACSYVCPEDAIEDQYGRRLTRIPGRSNWPKPVVDPDSCTGCNFCVDICPFDCLALTGDEFHGIAELVNPRACVGCRMCEDVCAKGAIVVVTPDKIKTAFVA; translated from the coding sequence ATGGCGCACTATATCACCGACGCGTGCACCGGCTGCACCGCGTGCGTGAAGGTTTGTCCCGTGCAGTGCATTACGGGCGAGCGCAAGGAATTGCACGTCATCGATGCGTCCCTGTGCATCGACTGCCATGCTTGCTCGTACGTGTGCCCGGAAGACGCCATCGAAGACCAGTACGGGCGGCGGTTGACCCGCATCCCGGGCCGGTCCAACTGGCCCAAGCCCGTGGTCGACCCCGACAGCTGCACGGGCTGCAATTTCTGCGTCGACATTTGCCCGTTTGACTGCTTGGCCCTGACGGGCGACGAGTTCCACGGCATCGCCGAACTCGTCAACCCGCGGGCGTGCGTCGGCTGCCGGATGTGCGAGGACGTGTGCGCCAAGGGCGCCATCGTCGTCGTCACGCCCGACAAGATTAAGACGGCGTTCGTGGCCTAG